TGCTCACGACGCCGGAGCGCTCGTACGACGAGGCTCGCCGACTCGCCGGCCGCTGGCACGGGGCCGGCCGGACCAGGTACGCCGTGACGCCGCGGTTCTCGTACTCCGCGAGCGACGAGCTGCTCGACTCGTGCGCCGCAGTGCTCAAGGACGTGCCCGACGCCTGGTTCACCTCGCACGTCAACGAGAACCTCGCCGAGGTCGCCGCAGTCGCCCAGCTGTTCGAGCAGGCCGACCACTACGTCGGCACCTACGATCGGCACGGCCTCGTCGGGCACCGCTCGGTGCTCGCCCACAACGTGCATGCGACCGATCAGGAGCTGGCGCTGCTGGGAGCCAGAGGGGCCGCGGTCGCCCACTGCCCGACCAGCAACTCGGCCCTCGGGAGTGGCCTGTTTCCCATGCGGCCGCATGTGGACCACCGGGTACGGGTCGCCCTGGGATCCGATGTGGGCGCGGGAACGGGCTTCAGCCTGTTCAAGGAAGGCCTGCAGGCCTACTTCATGCAGCAGCTGCTCGGCCCGCACGGACTCCCCCTGACCGCCACCCACCTGCTGCACCTCGCGACCCGGGCGGGTGCGCTCGCGCTCGGCCTCGGCGACACGGTCGGAGACCTGGGCGTCGGCCGGCAGTTCGATGCCGTCTGGGTGCGGCCGGGCGAGGACGCCACGCTGGCGGTCGGACTGCGGCAGGCCGCGTCGGCCGACGACGCGCTCGCCAAGATCTTCGCGCTGGCCGGTGCCGCCGACATCGCCGGCGTATGGATCGGCGGAGACATGGTCGAGGCCGGCTGAGCGCGGCCGGCGGGCGGCATGGTCGCCGAGCGGGCAAACGGCAGTCCCAACGACGCCGAGTCTTCTACCGGCTTGGTCGATGAAGGTGCGGTGCGGCCGTGGGCGCGGCTGGCGGGAGGTCGTGGGTGGAGCCGAGTTCGACTTCAGTGAGGTTTTTCGGACCGGCCGAGCCGGTGAGAGGGGACCTTGTTGCGTCGAGGCTGCGCGCGCAGGCGACGAAGTTGCAGTCGTGACGGCCGGGAAAGTGCAACTTCGTCGCCTGCGGTGGCCGGCGCCCGGATCTTGCGAGGTTGAGGTTGAGTCACGTCCTCATGCTGCGGGTCCGGATCGCGGGCGAGGTCGTCGACGACCTGCGGCAGCGAGGTGTGGCGACGCGCAGCCGCCGGCGCCGGTTGGGCTGCACACTGGGGCGTCTGGATACATCAGTTGGTCGATCAATCACCCTGGTGAGAACACCTCGCTGACGCACTCGAGGCAGCCGGTGGGTCGATGCACACCTCGATCGCCTCGTACAGGTACCGGTTGCCGCGATACTCACCCGGTGTC
This region of Actinomycetota bacterium genomic DNA includes:
- a CDS encoding amidohydrolase family protein, with the translated sequence LTTPERSYDEARRLAGRWHGAGRTRYAVTPRFSYSASDELLDSCAAVLKDVPDAWFTSHVNENLAEVAAVAQLFEQADHYVGTYDRHGLVGHRSVLAHNVHATDQELALLGARGAAVAHCPTSNSALGSGLFPMRPHVDHRVRVALGSDVGAGTGFSLFKEGLQAYFMQQLLGPHGLPLTATHLLHLATRAGALALGLGDTVGDLGVGRQFDAVWVRPGEDATLAVGLRQAASADDALAKIFALAGAADIAGVWIGGDMVEAG